A stretch of DNA from Lawsonibacter asaccharolyticus:
ATGGCAGCGATCATCTGCTCGAACATCTCGTAGCCTTCCTTTTTGTAGGCTACAACGGGGTCAGTCTGGGCGTAGGCCCGCAGTCCGATGCCCTGCTTGAGGTCATTCATGGCGTCGATCTGGTCCATCCAGTACTCGTCCACCACCCGCAGCATGATGACCCGCTCCAGCTCCCGCATCAGGGGCGGTGTGAATTCCTGCTCCTTGCGTTGATAGACAGCCTGGGCCTTCTCCATGACCAGATCTACCAGCCCGTCCGCAGTGTAGCCTTGCAGCTCCTCGTCTGTGAGCCGCAGTTCGTCCGGCAAAAGGAACATGGTGTGGAAGAGAGCGGTGGCCTCCCGGAACTCCTCCGCAGTCATATGCTTCTGCTCTCCCATGTGGCCGCGGATGGCGTTCTCAATGGTGCTGCGCAGCATGGACTGGATGGACTGCTGGAGGTCCTCGCCGTCCAGCACTTGGCGGCGCTGCTTGTAGATGACCTCCCGCTGGGTGTTCATCACGTCATCGTACTGGAGCACGTTTTTCCGGGTCTGGAAATTGCGGGACTCCACCTGCTTCTGTGCGTTTTCAATGGCGTTGGACAGCATTTTGGCGTCGATGGGGGTGTCCTCGTCCACCCCCAGCTTCTCCATCATGCCCATGACTCGCTCAGAGCCGAACAGGCGCATGATGTCATCCTCCAGTGAGAGGAAGAAGCGGGTCTCACCAGGGTCGCCCTGACGGCCGGCGCGGCCCCGCAGCTGGTTATCGATGCGGCGGGACTCGTGGCGCTCGGTGCCCAGGATGAACAGGCCGCCTACAGTGCGGACCTTGTCCGCCTCCGCCCGGATCTCGTCTTTATACTTGGCCTCCGCCTCGGTGAACATCTTCCGGGCGTTGAGGATATCCTCGTTGTCCGTTTCCGCGAATCCGGTGGCCTCGGCGATAAGCTCGTCGGTCATGCCCGCTTTGCGCAGGTCAGCCTTAGCGAGGAACTCGGCGTTGCCGCCCAGCATGATGTCGGTGCCGCGGCCGGCCATGTTGGTGGCCACGGTGACGGCGCCGAACTTGCCCGCCTGGGCGACGATCTCGGCCTCCTTCTCGTGGTTCTTGGCGTTCAGGACGCTGTGGGCGATGCCCTTGCGCCGGAGCATCTCGGACAGGTGCTCCGACTTCTCGATGGACACCGTGCCCACCAGGACGGGCTGGCCCTTCTGATGGCACTCCTCGATCTGCTGCACAATGGCCCGCAGCTTGCCCGCCTCGGTCTTGTAGACTACGTCAGGCCGGTCAATCCGGGCCAGGGGTTTGTTGGTGGGGATCTCTACAATGTCCAGCTCATAGATAGTGCCGAATTCCTCCTGCTCGGTCATGGCGGTGCCCGTCATACCGGAGAGCTTGTCATAGAGGCGGAAATAGTTCTGGAAGGTGATGGTAGCCAGGGTCTTGGACTCGTTGGCAACCTCCACGTGCTCCTTGGCCTCGATAGCCTGGTGGAGCCCCTCGTTATACCGGCGGCCGAACATGAGGCGCCCGGTGAACTCGTCCACGATGATGACCTGTCCGTCCTTCACCACGTAGTCAATGTCCCTCTTCATCACGCCGTGGGCCTTGATGGCCTGGTTGATGTGGTGGGAGAGGGTGGTGTTCTCCGGGTCGGCCAGGTTCTCGATGTTGAAGGCCTGCTCAGCCTTGGCGATGCCCCGGGCGGTAAGGGTGGCGGTGCGAGCCTTCTCGTCCACCACGTAGTCAGCGTCCAGGTTGACGTCCTCTTCCTCCTTGTTGTCCACCTTGGCGATGCGCTGGCACTTCAGGCGGGAGACGAACTGGTCCACGATGGTGTAGAGCTGGGTGGACTTCTCCCCCTGGCCGGAGATGATAAGGGGGGTGCGGGCCTCGTCGATGAGGATGGAGTCCACCTCATCCACGATGGCAAAGGAGTGGCCGCGCTGGACCAGCTCGCTGGAGTAGATGGCCATGTTGTCCCGCAGGTAGTCGAAGCCGAACTCATTGTTGGTGCCGTAGGTGATATCCGCCTGATAGGCGGCCTTCTTGGCCGGGCCCATGACCCCGTGGATGACCAGGCCCACGGTCAGGCCCATGAAGCGGTACACCTTGCCCATCCACTCGCTGTCGCGCTTTGCCAGGTAGTCGTTGACGGTGACGATGTGGACGCCCTTTCCGGCCAGGGCGTTGAGGTAAGCGGGCAGGGTGGCTACCAGGGTCTTGCCTTCACCGGTCTTCATCTCAGCGATGCGGCCCTGGTGAAGGATGATGCCGCCGATGAGCTGGACCCGGTAGGGGCGCATGCCCAGCACCCGCCAGGCCGCCTCCCGGCAGGCAGCAAAGGCCTCGGGCAGGATATCGTCCAACGTCTCACCGTTCTGGAGACGCTCCTTAAATTCGGGGGTCTTGGCCTGCAGCTGCTGGTCTGTCAGGGCCTTGTACTCCTCCTCCAGAGATTCGATCTTATCCACCAGCGGCGTGATGGCCTTGACTTCGCGCTGGGAGGAGGTCCCGAAGATTTTAGTAAATAGACTCATTGGAAAACACCTCGGATGTTGATGTTGATCCTCGATCATTGTGGAAAAAGGGCGTCCTGATGGATCGTAGCATCTCAGTATATCATACCTTTCTCCCGGAAAAAAGGCCAAACTGTAAACTTTGTCTGCGAAAATGCCCAATATCCGGGGGAGTGCCGGGGGAAAATCCGCCGGATATGTATAAATGTACGCCAGTGGTTGACATT
This window harbors:
- a CDS encoding preprotein translocase SecA subunit, with protein sequence MSLFTKIFGTSSQREVKAITPLVDKIESLEEEYKALTDQQLQAKTPEFKERLQNGETLDDILPEAFAACREAAWRVLGMRPYRVQLIGGIILHQGRIAEMKTGEGKTLVATLPAYLNALAGKGVHIVTVNDYLAKRDSEWMGKVYRFMGLTVGLVIHGVMGPAKKAAYQADITYGTNNEFGFDYLRDNMAIYSSELVQRGHSFAIVDEVDSILIDEARTPLIISGQGEKSTQLYTIVDQFVSRLKCQRIAKVDNKEEEDVNLDADYVVDEKARTATLTARGIAKAEQAFNIENLADPENTTLSHHINQAIKAHGVMKRDIDYVVKDGQVIIVDEFTGRLMFGRRYNEGLHQAIEAKEHVEVANESKTLATITFQNYFRLYDKLSGMTGTAMTEQEEFGTIYELDIVEIPTNKPLARIDRPDVVYKTEAGKLRAIVQQIEECHQKGQPVLVGTVSIEKSEHLSEMLRRKGIAHSVLNAKNHEKEAEIVAQAGKFGAVTVATNMAGRGTDIMLGGNAEFLAKADLRKAGMTDELIAEATGFAETDNEDILNARKMFTEAEAKYKDEIRAEADKVRTVGGLFILGTERHESRRIDNQLRGRAGRQGDPGETRFFLSLEDDIMRLFGSERVMGMMEKLGVDEDTPIDAKMLSNAIENAQKQVESRNFQTRKNVLQYDDVMNTQREVIYKQRRQVLDGEDLQQSIQSMLRSTIENAIRGHMGEQKHMTAEEFREATALFHTMFLLPDELRLTDEELQGYTADGLVDLVMEKAQAVYQRKEQEFTPPLMRELERVIMLRVVDEYWMDQIDAMNDLKQGIGLRAYAQTDPVVAYKKEGYEMFEQMIAAIQEETLRRLFLVRIQRKAPDAPAPEIKRERVAKITSESGASDGTVKKQPVKKAVKIGRNDPCPCGSGLKWKKCTCKEYHSEQQ